The proteins below are encoded in one region of Dioscorea cayenensis subsp. rotundata cultivar TDr96_F1 unplaced genomic scaffold, TDr96_F1_v2_PseudoChromosome.rev07_lg8_w22 25.fasta BLBR01001032.1, whole genome shotgun sequence:
- the LOC120255495 gene encoding beta-glucosidase 22-like: MQQEATRPLIASVLLSLFLISLHLLLCSAQSSLPNFTRNDFPSDFVFGAGTSAYQVEGAAAEDGRSPSIWDTHTHAGKMPDKSTGDIASDQYHKYKEDVKLMSDAGLEAYRFSISWSRLIPNGRGEVNPKGLNYYNNLINKLIEKGIQPHVTLYHLDLPQVLEDEYNGWLSPKIVDDFTAYADVCFREFGDRVSHWTTIVEVNVMSMGSYDNGVFPPQRCTYPFGITNCTAGNSSTEPYIATHNALLAHASIFHLYKTKYQAFQHGWIGLNIYTFWYSPFSNSKADVQATKRARDFLLGWILDPLVLGDYPKIMKKIVGSRLPTFTKSQSEYLKGSFDFIGLNHYTSLFVADNSAEALAMPIRDYSSDILATLTVSRNETPSGQFIPTTTPNDPDGLRKMLEYFKQKYKNPPIYVQENGYGLGVKHTMKDTDRINYLNGYIGSTLEAIRNGANVKGYFVWSFMDVFEFLAGYQSRFGLYFVDFDDKERKRIPKLSAHWYSNFLKGKNIKEMQGDRIVVLDFDSK, from the exons ATGCAGCAGGAGGCAACCAGACCATTAATAGCTTCAGTATTACTTTCACTTTTTCTCATATCCTTGCATTTGTTGTTGTGCTCAGCCCAAAGTTCACTTCCCAACTTCACCAGGAATGACTTCCCTTCAGACTTTGTCTTTGGAGCTGGAACTTCAGCTTATCAG GTTGAAGGAGCAGCTGCTGAAGATGGAAGGAGTCCAAGCATTTGGGACACTCATACCCATGCAG GGAAGATGCCAGACAAGAGCACTGGAGATATTGCTTCAGATCAATACCATAAATATAAg GAAGATGTGAAGCTCATGAGTGATGCTGGATTGGAAGCATATAGGTTCTCCATCTCTTGGTCAAGACTTATCCCAA ATGGGAGGGGTGAGGTCAATCCTAAAGGATTGAATTACTataacaatctcatcaataaaCTGATTGAAAaag GAATTCAACCGCATGTTACTCTTTATCATCTGGACCTTCCTCAAGTGCTTGAAGATGAATATAATGGCTGGTTGAGCCCCAAAATAGT GGATGATTTCACAGCATATGCAGATGTGTGTTTTAGAGAATTTGGAGATAGAGTGTCTCATTGGACAACCATAGTTGAAGTAAACGTCATGTCAATGGGATCCTATGATAATGGAGTGTTTCCACCTCAAAGATGTACATATCCATTTGGAATCACCAACTGCACTGCAGGAAATTCCAGCACAGAGCCATACATTGCCACTCACAATGCATTGCTTGCTCATGcttcaatttttcatttatacaaaacaaaataccaG GCTTTTCAACATGGTTGGATAGGCTTGAATATCTACACATTCTGGTATTCTCCATTCTCCAACTCCAAAGCTGATGTTCAAGCAACAAAAAGAGCAAGAGATTTCTTGTTGGGATG GATTTTAGATCCACTGGTGTTGGGAGACTATCCAAAGATTATGAAAAAGATAGTGGGATCAAGGCTTCCAACATTCACCAAATCTCAATCAGAGTATTTGAAAGGctcatttgatttcattggttTGAATCATTATACTTCACTCTTTGTTGCTGATAACTCTGCTGAGGCCCTTGCAATGCCTATTAGAGACTATAGTAGTGACATTCTTGCTACTCTCACAG tgTCAAGGAATGAAACACCAAGTGGCCAG TTCATTCCAACAACAACTCCAAATGATCCAGATGGGCTGAGAAAAATGCTGgaatatttcaaacaaaaatacaaaaaccctCCCATTTATGTCCAAGAAAATG GTTATGGGCTTGGtgtaaaacacacaatgaagGACACTGACaggattaattatttgaatggTTATATTGGAAGTACTTTGGAAGCAATcag GAATGGAGCAAATGTGAAAGGATACTTTGTGTGGTCATTTATGGATGTTTTTGAGTTTTTGGCTGGATATCAATCAAGATTTGGACTctattttgtggattttgatgataaagAGCGCAAAAGAATTCCCAAATTATCTGCACATTGGTACTCAAACTTTCTCAAAGGGAAAAACATCAAGGAAATGCAAGGTGATCGTATTGTTGttcttgattttgattcaaagtgA